One window of Alteromonas sp. LMIT006 genomic DNA carries:
- a CDS encoding TonB-dependent siderophore receptor encodes MKQQTHNKFNKTAIALGCALAFTASVPAIAVAQDSEQSVEKTEKIIVTGTRISGRSAEDSPVPVDVISGEDFRQNASTDVQDMLRTSVPSFDINTQPISDAATIVRPANLRGLSPDNVLVLVNGKRRHRGSVISFLGGGISDGAQGVDISAIPSMALKQVEVLRDGASSQYGSDAIAGVLNFILRDDSEGLELSAKYGSTFEGDGDNFVVSANAGLPLGENGFLNITGEIREVDGTVRSVVRNDVQNLVAAGVVTDQFSVINSYTDEVPQYWGQPDVEDDVKLFFNSAIELSDNAELYAFGNYAQRTVTGGFFYRNPTNRGGVYRGPMVDPATGLASSNADAVASVLVGDMDGGSSCIDGIPLNGVVPDADFLAQVTADDNCFSFLETIPNGFVPRFGGDNEDQSIVVGIRGDLEIGNGISYDVSAQTGSNRSDFFIMNTINASLGPATPRDFTPGGQKQTETQFNASFVTAYDVGFDSDLNVAFGAEYREEQFDLYAGDEASYALGPLASQGFSSSSNGFGGFPNSTSAKQDSTAFYVDLEADVTEHLTMQTALRREDFSEFGSTTDFKVAGIYHVSDDLRLRAAYSTGFHAPTAGQANITNVTTQNVGGQLIDQGTLPLSSAAGQLAADFIESAGNGRPTLGPEDATNFSFGASFSLGDTDWTVDYYNIELTDRVALGANVSFVDALNYAGGSGANYATVSEGLTDLDARGIINRQDFIGLDDLSQFRFFSNSFDTTTTGIDIVGNYDFALGEGESKLVLALNYNKTEVDNVGTLNPISAGRVQAIEDLLPNTKGNLSWYHTQGDFRTMVRANYYGGWDDTGNGVNGISAEVLVDVEVNYQLNDNTVIALGVENLFDTYPDKNPSAGSLGQLYSEASPFGFNGGAYYLQARFTY; translated from the coding sequence TTGAAACAACAAACTCACAACAAATTCAATAAAACCGCTATCGCACTAGGTTGTGCGCTTGCTTTTACCGCAAGTGTACCGGCTATTGCTGTAGCACAAGATAGTGAACAATCGGTCGAAAAAACCGAAAAAATCATTGTTACAGGGACTCGTATCTCTGGTCGTTCGGCAGAAGACTCGCCGGTACCAGTAGATGTTATTTCGGGCGAAGATTTTCGTCAAAACGCGTCAACTGACGTGCAAGACATGTTGCGTACTTCGGTACCTTCATTCGATATCAACACTCAGCCTATCTCGGATGCGGCAACCATCGTTCGTCCAGCGAACTTGCGTGGACTTTCGCCTGACAACGTTTTAGTACTTGTCAACGGCAAGCGTCGTCACCGTGGTTCGGTTATCTCTTTCTTAGGTGGTGGTATTTCTGATGGTGCACAGGGTGTTGATATTTCTGCTATTCCATCTATGGCATTGAAGCAAGTTGAAGTATTGCGTGACGGCGCGTCATCTCAATATGGTTCAGACGCCATCGCTGGGGTATTAAACTTTATCCTGCGCGATGATTCGGAAGGTTTGGAACTGAGTGCAAAATACGGTTCAACCTTCGAAGGTGACGGTGATAATTTTGTCGTGTCGGCAAACGCTGGCTTACCACTGGGTGAAAATGGTTTCTTAAACATCACCGGTGAAATCCGTGAAGTAGATGGCACCGTGCGTTCTGTTGTTCGTAATGATGTACAAAACCTAGTGGCCGCAGGTGTCGTAACTGATCAGTTCTCTGTCATCAATAGTTACACTGATGAAGTCCCTCAATACTGGGGACAACCTGATGTTGAAGATGATGTGAAATTGTTCTTCAACTCAGCGATTGAGCTAAGTGATAATGCTGAATTGTACGCATTCGGTAACTATGCACAGCGCACGGTAACAGGTGGCTTCTTCTATCGTAATCCAACCAACCGTGGCGGTGTCTATCGCGGTCCAATGGTTGATCCGGCAACCGGTCTTGCTTCAAGCAACGCAGATGCAGTGGCATCCGTACTAGTAGGTGACATGGACGGTGGTTCTTCTTGTATCGACGGTATTCCACTTAATGGTGTTGTTCCAGACGCGGACTTCTTGGCACAAGTGACCGCAGATGATAACTGTTTCTCATTTTTAGAAACCATTCCAAATGGCTTTGTCCCGCGTTTTGGTGGGGATAATGAAGACCAATCCATCGTAGTGGGTATTCGTGGTGATTTAGAAATTGGTAACGGCATTAGCTATGATGTCAGTGCACAAACGGGTTCAAACCGTTCTGATTTCTTCATCATGAACACCATCAACGCATCGTTAGGTCCTGCAACACCACGTGATTTTACACCAGGTGGCCAGAAGCAAACGGAAACGCAATTCAACGCTAGCTTTGTGACTGCGTATGATGTGGGCTTTGATTCAGACTTAAACGTGGCGTTTGGTGCTGAGTACCGCGAAGAGCAATTCGACTTATATGCTGGCGATGAGGCTTCTTATGCATTAGGTCCATTGGCCAGCCAAGGATTTTCATCAAGCTCAAACGGCTTTGGTGGTTTCCCTAATTCAACCTCTGCAAAACAAGACTCTACTGCGTTTTATGTTGACTTAGAAGCGGATGTCACTGAGCATTTGACGATGCAAACCGCATTACGTCGTGAAGATTTCAGCGAGTTTGGAAGCACAACGGACTTTAAAGTCGCAGGTATCTATCATGTTTCAGATGATTTGCGTTTACGTGCAGCCTATTCAACTGGTTTCCACGCACCGACTGCGGGACAAGCGAACATCACCAACGTAACAACACAAAACGTCGGTGGTCAGTTGATTGACCAAGGTACTTTGCCATTGTCTTCAGCAGCCGGTCAGTTGGCTGCAGATTTTATCGAAAGTGCGGGTAACGGTCGTCCAACATTAGGCCCAGAAGATGCAACGAACTTCTCATTTGGCGCATCATTTAGCCTAGGTGATACCGATTGGACAGTGGATTACTACAACATCGAATTAACTGATCGTGTGGCATTGGGTGCAAACGTCAGCTTCGTTGATGCATTAAATTACGCAGGTGGCTCAGGCGCTAACTATGCAACCGTATCTGAAGGCTTAACTGACTTAGACGCGCGTGGCATCATTAATCGCCAAGATTTCATCGGTTTAGATGATTTGTCACAGTTCCGTTTCTTCTCAAACAGCTTCGATACGACCACAACGGGTATCGATATCGTCGGTAACTACGACTTTGCATTGGGTGAAGGTGAATCTAAGCTTGTCTTAGCGCTTAACTACAACAAAACTGAAGTAGACAACGTCGGTACATTGAACCCAATCAGTGCAGGCCGCGTGCAAGCAATTGAAGATTTGCTACCAAATACCAAAGGCAACTTATCTTGGTACCACACGCAAGGCGACTTCCGCACTATGGTTCGCGCCAACTACTACGGTGGCTGGGATGATACAGGCAATGGTGTCAACGGCATCAGTGCTGAAGTCTTAGTGGATGTCGAAGTAAACTATCAATTAAATGACAACACTGTGATTGCATTGGGTGTTGAGAACTTATTTGATACGTATCCTGACAAAAACCCAAGCGCAGGCAGCTTAGGTCAGTTGTACTCTGAAGCAAGCCCATTCGGCTTCAATGGTGGTGCATACTACTTACAAGCGCGCTTTACTTACTAA
- a CDS encoding 2OG-Fe(II) oxygenase — MNTNLAQHLPSDNGTIDDILFTAIASDIRAKGFSIQPMALPDAVLSPVVSHNQAMLQSQFSQAGIGRSLDFQQNNFVRRDEISWITGESEAGQIWLNWTAKLQTFLNRRLFLGLFSFESHFAHYPPGAFYKRHYDAFHGQANRILSIVVYLNPHWPLAAGGELVLYRDDRDVEGIKVTPALGTIVTFLSEEFPHEVLPATQDRYSIAGWFRLNTSINNQIDPSR, encoded by the coding sequence ATGAACACCAACCTAGCTCAGCATTTGCCCAGTGATAATGGTACTATCGATGATATTTTGTTTACGGCCATTGCGTCGGATATCCGTGCCAAAGGGTTTAGCATTCAGCCTATGGCGCTCCCCGACGCTGTCCTGTCGCCAGTAGTCAGCCATAATCAAGCGATGTTGCAATCCCAATTCTCGCAAGCTGGGATTGGCCGGTCATTGGATTTTCAGCAAAATAACTTTGTGCGGCGGGATGAAATCAGTTGGATCACCGGTGAGTCTGAGGCCGGTCAAATCTGGCTGAATTGGACAGCAAAATTACAGACATTTCTCAATCGGCGCTTGTTTTTAGGATTGTTTTCGTTCGAAAGTCATTTTGCCCACTATCCTCCAGGGGCGTTCTACAAGCGCCATTATGATGCGTTTCACGGTCAAGCCAATCGAATCTTGTCTATAGTAGTCTATCTCAACCCACACTGGCCATTAGCTGCAGGAGGCGAACTGGTCTTATATCGAGATGATCGGGATGTTGAGGGGATTAAAGTGACGCCAGCTCTGGGTACGATTGTCACTTTTTTAAGTGAAGAGTTTCCCCATGAGGTCTTACCGGCGACTCAAGACCGCTATTCTATCGCCGGCTGGTTCCGCTTGAATACTTCCATTAATAATCAAATTGACCCGTCCCGATGA
- a CDS encoding pyrimidine/purine nucleoside phosphorylase, which yields MNINKYFEDNVISIGFDAPEGHVSSGVMSPGEYAFGTSQKERMVVVHGALEVRLPNTTEWQVFAAGTEFNVDANVTFDVKVAEPTAYLCYYS from the coding sequence ATGAACATTAATAAATATTTTGAAGACAACGTTATCTCGATTGGTTTTGATGCACCAGAAGGGCATGTCAGCTCTGGCGTGATGAGTCCTGGTGAGTATGCATTTGGTACCAGCCAAAAAGAACGCATGGTCGTCGTACACGGTGCATTAGAAGTGCGCCTTCCAAATACAACTGAGTGGCAAGTGTTTGCCGCGGGGACCGAATTTAATGTGGATGCCAATGTGACGTTCGATGTGAAGGTCGCAGAGCCAACGGCGTATCTTTGTTACTATAGTTAA
- a CDS encoding dipeptide epimerase, with amino-acid sequence MIAISPHPRQYPLKRAFKISRATKHHADVVEVELRLGKATGRGECVPYSRYNETQSSVIEQIQSLQLPANITDAFVVLDKMLPPGAAKNAVNCALWALWAETEQCPLTKLPPLVERLPKPFVYPDCIQTCRTISVDSIDVMTQETQALGQPKWLKVKLDAHDIVAKITQIHQISPQSTLVIDANEAWSIELLNEVIQELESLPIALIEQPIPAGMDEQLVHYAGSIPICADESCHTHEDIKRLAHLYQAFNIKLDKSGGLSEAIKMVHTCQTLEKIIMLGCMVGTSLAMAPSVLLSTYASVIDLDGPALLAEDSAPYFQIKGSDFYT; translated from the coding sequence ATGATCGCAATCAGCCCCCATCCTCGACAATATCCCTTAAAGCGCGCCTTTAAAATTTCACGCGCAACGAAACATCATGCCGATGTTGTGGAGGTGGAATTGAGATTGGGTAAGGCAACCGGTCGCGGGGAATGCGTCCCCTATTCGCGCTACAACGAAACCCAGTCATCGGTCATTGAGCAAATCCAATCTCTTCAATTACCGGCTAACATCACTGATGCGTTTGTGGTATTAGATAAAATGCTCCCACCTGGCGCGGCTAAAAACGCAGTCAATTGTGCTCTGTGGGCATTGTGGGCCGAAACAGAACAATGTCCTTTGACCAAACTTCCCCCACTTGTCGAGCGTCTTCCTAAGCCCTTTGTTTATCCAGATTGCATCCAAACTTGCCGTACGATCAGCGTTGATAGCATTGACGTGATGACGCAGGAAACTCAAGCGTTAGGCCAGCCCAAATGGCTCAAAGTCAAACTCGATGCACATGACATCGTGGCCAAAATAACCCAAATTCACCAAATATCCCCCCAATCCACGCTCGTCATTGATGCCAACGAAGCCTGGTCTATTGAGTTACTCAATGAAGTGATCCAGGAACTTGAGTCATTGCCCATCGCGTTAATTGAACAACCCATCCCCGCAGGAATGGATGAGCAACTGGTGCATTACGCTGGCTCAATCCCCATTTGCGCCGATGAGTCGTGCCATACGCATGAAGATATCAAGCGTTTAGCCCATTTGTATCAAGCGTTTAATATCAAATTAGACAAATCAGGTGGATTAAGTGAAGCAATAAAGATGGTACATACCTGCCAAACACTTGAAAAAATCATCATGCTGGGCTGTATGGTTGGCACCTCCTTGGCGATGGCGCCAAGTGTGTTGCTCAGTACTTATGCATCGGTTATCGATTTAGACGGACCCGCTTTATTGGCCGAAGATAGCGCGCCATATTTTCAAATCAAGGGCAGTGATTTTTATACATAG